In the genome of Candidatus Moraniibacteriota bacterium, one region contains:
- a CDS encoding YeaH/YhbH family protein, which translates to MAQLIDRRLDGKNKSTVNRQRFIRRFKTQIKKAVTKALGGRSITNVDNGEKVNIPARDLSEPQFRHGPGGRREVIRPGNKEFVPGDRMARPKGGGGGNGSGSGSASDQGVGEDDFVFELSREEFLDLFFEDLELPNLVRTQLAKLTEFKSVRAGFSSAGNPSNIDIVRSLRGAMARRMALGNPHKRRIAEIEEVLECFRENGVPESSSLVQALLKELSREQARLRAVPFIDTFDLRYTNRVKQPQPSSQAVMFCIMDVSGSMDAARKDLAKRFFILLHLFLKRNYEKIDVVFIRHHAVAKEVDEHTFFHERETGGTVVSSALELMCEIMSDRYPAGSWNIYVAQASDGDNWNHDSPHCRDILLKEIVPFVRYYAYIEITPDRHQTLWEAYEEVKEQHPNFAMRQIDSPADIYPVFRDLFQRRMH; encoded by the coding sequence ATGGCGCAACTTATCGATCGGCGGTTGGATGGGAAGAACAAGAGCACGGTGAATCGACAGCGATTCATTCGGCGATTCAAGACTCAGATCAAGAAGGCAGTGACTAAAGCCCTGGGAGGTCGGAGTATTACCAATGTTGACAATGGCGAAAAGGTGAACATTCCTGCTCGCGATTTGTCCGAGCCGCAATTTAGGCACGGTCCTGGCGGAAGACGCGAGGTGATCCGCCCGGGCAACAAAGAGTTTGTACCGGGGGACAGGATGGCGCGCCCGAAGGGTGGGGGTGGTGGCAACGGGTCCGGTAGCGGATCGGCAAGTGATCAAGGTGTGGGCGAAGATGATTTTGTTTTTGAGCTGTCGCGGGAGGAGTTTCTGGATCTGTTCTTTGAGGATTTGGAGTTGCCCAACCTTGTCCGGACACAGCTTGCCAAACTGACGGAGTTCAAATCGGTTCGCGCCGGGTTTAGCAGTGCGGGGAATCCGTCGAATATCGATATTGTCCGATCTCTTCGAGGCGCGATGGCTCGACGCATGGCGCTTGGCAATCCGCACAAGCGACGCATCGCGGAAATCGAAGAGGTTCTCGAATGTTTTCGCGAAAACGGCGTACCGGAGAGTTCTTCTCTCGTTCAGGCTCTCCTGAAGGAGCTTTCTCGCGAGCAAGCCAGGCTTCGGGCTGTGCCGTTTATCGATACGTTCGATCTGCGTTACACTAACAGGGTGAAGCAGCCACAACCATCTTCACAGGCGGTGATGTTTTGTATCATGGATGTGTCTGGGTCGATGGATGCGGCACGAAAGGACTTGGCGAAGCGATTCTTTATTTTGCTCCATCTTTTCTTGAAGAGGAACTATGAAAAAATCGATGTGGTTTTTATTCGCCATCATGCGGTAGCAAAGGAAGTTGATGAACACACTTTCTTCCATGAGAGGGAGACAGGTGGCACAGTTGTATCCAGCGCGCTTGAATTGATGTGCGAAATCATGTCGGATCGCTATCCGGCGGGTAGTTGGAATATCTATGTAGCGCAAGCATCGGATGGCGACAATTGGAATCATGACTCGCCTCATTGCAGAGATATCCTCCTCAAGGAAATCGTACCGTTTGTACGCTACTACGCGTATATTGAAATAACGCCGGATCGCCATCAGACTCTCTGGGAGGCATACGAGGAAGTGAAAGAACAACATCCGAATTTCGCGATGCGGCAGATTGACAGTCCTGCCGATATTTATCCGGTATTTCGAGATCTGTTTCAGCGGAGAATGCATTGA
- a CDS encoding IS5 family transposase (programmed frameshift), translated as MYPSDITREQFEHIRPFLESTRKRTKPKTLDSYDVFNALLYILVTGCQWRALPKDYPKWQSVYRHFLVWKERKNKQTESMLEQVLKKIVEQERMKNGKQCKTSFCIVDAQSVKNTDTAREKGYDAGKKVSGIKRHILVDTNGLPHAFTVTTANVTDRNGAIQAVKANKKHLSRVEKLLTDGSYTGENFAKAIKACIGAEVGVAKRNELHTFAVLPQRWVVERSFSWLEKCRRLWKNCERTLDSSLQMMVLSFARLLLKRL; from the exons ATGTATCCAAGCGACATAACCCGAGAACAATTCGAACACATCAGACCATTTCTCGAATCAACCAGGAAGAGAACCAAACCAAAGACACTTGATTCCTATGACGTATTCAACGCTCTGCTCTACATTCTGGTCACGGGTTGCCAATGGAGGGCACTTCCCAAGGATTATCCAAAATGGCAGAGTGTCTATCGACACTTCCTTGTCTGGAAGGAACGAAAAAACAAACAGACAGAGAGTATGCTTGAGCAAGTCTTAAAAAAAATT GTCGAACAAGAACGTATGAAAAATGGCAAACAATGCAAAACCAGTTTCTGCATCGTTGATGCTCAAAGTGTCAAGAATACAGATACGGCTCGAGAAAAAGGTTATGATGCAGGAAAAAAAGTTTCCGGTATCAAGCGACATATTCTCGTTGACACCAACGGATTGCCGCATGCGTTCACGGTAACCACTGCTAACGTCACTGATCGAAATGGAGCTATCCAAGCCGTCAAGGCAAACAAAAAACACCTTTCACGGGTGGAGAAACTCTTGACTGATGGTAGTTATACCGGAGAAAACTTCGCCAAAGCGATCAAAGCATGTATCGGTGCGGAAGTGGGAGTAGCTAAACGAAACGAATTGCATACGTTTGCCGTTCTTCCTCAGCGCTGGGTGGTCGAGAGAAGCTTCTCCTGGCTGGAGAAATGCCGAAGGCTCTGGAAGAATTGCGAACGGACACTGGATTCGAGCTTACAGATGATGGTTTTAAGTTTTGCTCGATTGTTGTTGAAAAGATTGTAA
- a CDS encoding DEAD/DEAH box helicase, with amino-acid sequence MFQERSFRSHTSRPKWSAPKRVTKKGGRGKSSLERNFDISQFVKKAVVSAETETFQPEHSFSDFSIHEKLKKIIADRNFENPTPIQDSAIPFVLSGRDVIGIANTGTGKTAAFLIPLINKIFHASKYEFALILVPTRELALQIQVEFLAFSKGSGLRSAVVIGGAHMHSQVRDLRARPNFIIGTPGRIKDLIERRLLDISGVNNIVLDEVDRMLDMGFVRDIKHILSLVKKERQSLFFSATMEAGVREIAKSFLTNPVTVFVKSRATSENVNQDVVHVNGREEKIERLHEMLLQETFRKVLVFSKTKHGAEKLARTLFDRGFKTGAIHGDLSQGQRERSLAKFRDDHVRILVATDVAARGLDIDGVTHVINYDLPMTYEDYIHRIGRTGRGSKIGHAFTFVDSTEVDSRGSSSRSFASSGRRRR; translated from the coding sequence ATGTTTCAGGAGAGAAGTTTTCGATCGCATACTTCGCGACCGAAGTGGAGCGCGCCGAAACGCGTGACCAAAAAGGGCGGTCGAGGGAAATCGTCGCTTGAGAGAAATTTTGATATTTCACAATTTGTAAAAAAGGCCGTTGTCTCTGCGGAGACGGAAACCTTTCAGCCGGAACATTCGTTTTCGGATTTTTCCATACATGAGAAATTGAAGAAAATAATTGCCGATCGGAATTTTGAAAATCCGACGCCGATTCAGGATTCGGCGATACCATTTGTTCTTTCCGGGCGTGATGTGATTGGTATCGCGAATACCGGAACGGGAAAGACAGCGGCATTTCTTATTCCACTTATCAATAAAATATTCCATGCGTCGAAGTATGAATTTGCGCTTATTCTCGTCCCAACACGCGAGCTCGCGCTCCAGATTCAGGTGGAATTTCTCGCGTTTTCCAAGGGATCAGGACTTCGGTCTGCGGTTGTGATCGGCGGGGCGCACATGCACTCGCAGGTGCGCGATCTGCGTGCGCGTCCAAACTTTATTATCGGGACGCCGGGTCGTATCAAGGATTTGATCGAACGGCGGCTTCTCGACATATCAGGCGTGAACAATATCGTGCTCGACGAGGTCGACCGTATGCTTGATATGGGATTTGTGCGGGATATCAAGCATATTTTGTCACTCGTGAAGAAAGAGCGGCAGTCACTCTTTTTCTCGGCGACGATGGAAGCGGGTGTCCGCGAGATTGCCAAATCATTTCTTACCAATCCGGTGACGGTGTTTGTCAAATCGCGCGCGACGTCGGAGAATGTCAATCAGGATGTCGTACATGTGAATGGTCGCGAAGAGAAAATCGAGCGGCTTCATGAGATGCTCCTCCAGGAAACGTTTCGGAAAGTGCTCGTATTCAGCAAGACGAAACATGGCGCGGAAAAACTTGCTCGGACGCTTTTTGATCGCGGGTTCAAGACGGGGGCGATTCATGGTGATTTGTCGCAAGGACAGCGAGAGCGCTCACTTGCAAAGTTTCGTGACGACCATGTTCGTATTTTGGTGGCGACCGATGTTGCGGCTCGTGGACTCGATATTGATGGCGTCACGCATGTGATCAACTACGATCTTCCGATGACGTACGAAGACTATATCCATCGCATCGGCCGAACCGGTCGCGGCTCGAAAATCGGTCACGCTTTTACTTTTGTTGACAGTACCGAAGTCGACTCTCGCGGTTCGTCGTCGCGGTCATTCGCATCTTCCGGGCGAAGACGCCGGTAG
- the obgE gene encoding GTPase ObgE: MLIDDVTLEVSAGKGGDGVVRFTRTMMNEGPTGGNGGRGGSVFLLGVSDLGALRQFRSVKSARAGNGGNGEQNMRTGADGADKIVRVPVGTVAHDVAQGKDYDIVFPGQKVLVARGGNGGFGNFHFRSSRNTTPNRANPGLPGESVTLRLELKMIADIGLIGYPNVGKSSLLNALTDASSKVGNYRFTTLEPHLGVYFDTIIADIPGLIEGASKGKGLGHKFLQHIERTRVLFHLVAADSKTPVTDYMNIRRELKRYNPKLLEKPEWIVVSRADERIPELVAKVAKALSRKNSKVLTLSILDDQSLLLMRETIAEIAREFSGQSSDKASDKPLSEAIELGS; the protein is encoded by the coding sequence ATGCTTATCGATGATGTTACTCTTGAGGTTTCCGCTGGGAAGGGTGGGGACGGCGTGGTGCGGTTCACGCGGACCATGATGAATGAGGGTCCGACCGGCGGGAATGGCGGGCGCGGTGGAAGCGTCTTTCTGTTGGGTGTGTCGGATCTGGGCGCGCTTCGCCAGTTTCGATCGGTGAAGAGCGCGCGTGCGGGAAATGGCGGCAATGGCGAGCAGAACATGCGGACCGGTGCCGATGGTGCCGACAAGATAGTGCGTGTGCCGGTAGGGACGGTGGCACATGATGTGGCACAGGGCAAAGACTATGACATTGTGTTTCCCGGGCAGAAAGTGTTGGTGGCGCGTGGCGGAAACGGCGGATTTGGAAACTTCCATTTTCGGTCGAGTCGGAATACGACGCCGAATCGAGCGAATCCGGGGCTGCCCGGAGAATCGGTGACGCTCCGTTTGGAGCTCAAAATGATAGCTGATATCGGGCTTATCGGGTATCCCAATGTGGGAAAGTCGAGCCTTCTCAATGCGCTTACTGATGCGTCGAGCAAGGTGGGGAATTACCGGTTTACGACGCTTGAACCGCATCTCGGGGTGTATTTTGACACGATCATCGCAGACATTCCGGGGCTCATTGAGGGTGCTTCGAAAGGGAAGGGTTTGGGGCACAAGTTTTTGCAGCATATCGAGCGGACGAGGGTGTTGTTCCACCTTGTTGCAGCGGATAGCAAGACGCCGGTGACGGACTACATGAATATTCGCCGGGAACTCAAACGGTACAATCCGAAGCTTCTTGAGAAGCCGGAGTGGATAGTGGTGTCGCGCGCCGATGAGCGAATTCCCGAGTTGGTGGCGAAGGTTGCAAAAGCGCTTTCGCGGAAGAATTCGAAAGTGCTTACGCTCTCTATACTTGATGATCAGAGTCTTCTTCTTATGCGAGAGACGATTGCTGAGATCGCGCGAGAATTTTCTGGTCAATCTTCTGATAAAGCTTCAGATAAGCCATTGTCTGAAGCTATCGAGCTCGGGTCTTGA
- a CDS encoding TilS substrate-binding domain-containing protein, whose product MRSCLNKRGMMRRNRQRLPHLRRLWKRQFPIGNKQSMRLLKRSAPGLMRLSAVRRRRLIRVWLLSKWLLMPPLRQQRVIANQGSTRRWSARRCGRVSEPVYNLLVH is encoded by the coding sequence ATGCGAAGTTGCTTGAACAAGCGGGGGATGATGCGGAGAAACAGGCAGCGGTTGCCGCATTTAAGGCGGCTGTGGAAACGGCAGTTTCCAATCGGCAACAAGCAGTCGATGCGGCTATTGAAGCGTTCCGCGCCGGGGTTGATGCGGCTATCGGCAGTAAGAAGACGACGGTTGATTCGAGTCTGGCTACTTTCAAAGTGGCTGTTGATGCCGCCTTTGCGACAGCAAAGAGTGATTGCGAATCAGGGGTCGACCCGGCGATGGTCCGCGAGACGCTGCGGGCGAGTCTCAGAACCTGTTTACAATCTTCTGGTACACTGA